DNA sequence from the Tachysurus fulvidraco isolate hzauxx_2018 chromosome 1, HZAU_PFXX_2.0, whole genome shotgun sequence genome:
cctctcatgtcactttcttctctacaacattagtaggattcagccatttttgtccatacaggctgctcaggtacttgttcagtctcttgtcatttcaagactggattactgctaGTGATGTGAAGTTCAGTTCTTTTCCGCGAACTGGTTCTTTTGGACAGTTCGTTTTAATGAACCTGTTCAATAACCCAGTTTACCAGTTgttttacgtcctgacgtaatgacgtaattcacaatgacgtcatgacgtaaattccttcatcccgccactgccggcagatattaatctaatcaatttaacacatttgaaaagttctttgtaatcataactttagttgaatatgtttcttacatttaagtatTGTAAGAAACCCGTCCAAAAGTTTTGTAAGAAACCCGTCCAAAataaacagttctcagttcagtgtactgatgatttgctgtatcaacagctcatcggttctcagACACGTCCGAAAGAGACaattctcagttcagtgtactgatgattcgctgtatgaACAGCTCATCAGTTCTCGGACACGttcgaaagaaacagttctcagttctgtactgatgattcgctgtatcagttcagtgtttcacgcatgcgcagtatcaacagctcgagctcacagttctcgCAGCACAACATATCTCAGTTCAGTgaacaggagttacatatactctgggatattagtttatttagagtcggagggactgtcaggcatgaccaaaagtgagtaactttagtaacttttggatcagcgctgactcaaaacgcgaacgaatcagtccgattttgTGAactggttcatccagttcactaaaaagaaccggttcaaaaaAACGATTCGTTCACAAACCGGCCATCACtaattactgcaatgcactgctggcaggtctacctatgaagggaattcgtcctctgcaaatgatccaaaatgcagctgcatggcttgtgttcaacctgccaaagttctcgcataccaccacACTGCAGCGaaccctccactggcttccgggagctgcatgcatcagaattaaaacactgatgttggcctacaaagccaaaaacggaccagctccctcttacctcaaagccctcatcactcctcacactgcgcCCGCACCCTCCCATCTACCAGCATTGCTCGACAGGTTccatcatctctcagggtaaaaggAAAGTATACTACtagtgtcggaactcagagccggtctccaagtcgacacatcacagggtgatctccacacagactttttggttactaaagactgttttagttaaacttaactgttaactctataattactacaaaatactgagaaaactcctcagacctggatgagaatgagcaaacttctttattgtggtcaatcagccaacaaattataatttgccaaattcaaagtatcaaattgccaaattaaaagtatcaaattgccaaattaaaagtatcaaattgccaaattaaaagtaacaaattgccaaattaaaagtaacaaattgccaaattcaaagtaacaaatgaaaacccccaaaaagagcatgtcatgcaaaatcaatcaagaaaaacaagaactctcgcgacgtccttgcaaaaataaaaaccacccaccttgacctgcggacacgggcacgcgcccccacacgcacacacacaccttcgcccccgaagaaccaaaaaaacctcagatatcttctcaatatataccctggtgctcctaggagcccaggtgccatatcaccttatttaccggaatcatctcctatgttttctaaatacactgacccaatttccccttatttcccattacctttcacccatatgcccatttatggattttcctgcccttatttttcatgacctcagactaaacacctgggccttcttcagtctgcacaacaagtttatgagccactgtttttttcattctacatatcatgttattgctatggaccaaggtctgagaaccatggtgttcttcattttccataacaatttatgagctaaggtctgggaacaatggtattttcccttctacataacaagttgttattacaaatgtgctcagactgactaggcctgacagccccgaatctggttgcaataaacatctttggcctacaacatcacctacatatgtcttatgacagcaattgtaatattttgcaaggcctaatactttactttggttatagtattgtaaggaataatattttaattatttctactaagaatTTTTTCCAACACTAGACTCCTCTCTTCTAGCagcaaggtggtggaatgaactttccctGGGCTtaggacagctgagtcactgggtattttcaaacggcggttgaagacctacttattcaggaaacacttcaactagcacttctttccgtCTCTTTTGCATctattaccaaaaaaaaaaaaaaacttttccatTGTAACTTTGTAAATCATTGTAtatcattgtaactttgaacattgttttaaactcttggtatgtaagtatgtaacctagtgaaccagcattgatgtgtccaatgatagagatttaagcacttatgtatgtcgctctggataagggcatctgccaaatgctgtaaatgtaaatgtaaatgatgcacaaaataatattctgtaaaattaatattaattttgttatttacgGACAAAGATTCACTCACCTTCAGGTTTGTTCCGACTGTTAGACAGACGCTGGTCATTATTGTTCATGTTGTTCTTCACCCACTTTTCTTGGGGATCTGCACACACCTGACGACCATCTTTCAGGGTCAAGCTGTAGAGGAGATAGAAGATTTACATCAGTGTGAAACTGTATATTATCTTGGAGGTCATGAATCATGATAGAGTGTctgattttattacaattaGATTCTATGACTCACaactataaagaaaaaatatacacgaaaaaactacattttattattaattaaaattaattgaaaaatTAAAGGGACTGAACACTTACATGACTGCAGGTTTTGGACACCGATTACCTGTTTCTTTATACTCTGTAATGTCTTTTGCAGGGATTGGTTGTGTCTGATATCTGGAACAGATATCAGAAACGCTCTGCGATGCTCCCtctgtgtgaaaacatttctacaattagttctgtgattaaatgttcaataagaaaatattagacTATTTTATATCTAGTATCAGATGCAGATTATTGTAGCTATTAAACTGCATTATCTTAatgtaagtgagaacaggaactaggttttatataaaaagtttatAATCAATTCCTGTATAAAAGACcaaaaaagtgtttaataaataacaaataatccaTTACTCATGATTACTTTCTGATACTTTCTGATAAATAAGTTATTTCTGTTTAGCTCTGTGACTGTTACTTTCTTGGATTATCCTTTGCTACTATTACTAAACATTTCCCTTGTCTTTTTCTATATTAAAACCTATGTGATTCGGAGTTGTATATGTTCTGAATTTTGGTTCCATTCCACCAGCTCGCTGACAGAAATGaggcacaaaataaatattaattatttttttatgaatgttcAGAAGGTGACTgattaattctgattggtcacaaggtgtttattaattctctatataaCAGCAGCTATGACTAtaacacaggtttatattaatgtacttatTCTAATTAGGTTATTGTTTCCATAACAACCACCCATTCACAACCATGTGTAGAGCAGATGCGACATTTAAatagcttaaaataaaatgtttaacacaTTTGACAAATTTAACATAAATAGAATAGCAATTATTTATTGACTCCAGTGTCAGGGCTTCCTTTGTCCACCATTccaacatcttcaggacagaggagtttacactttgTAGTTATATGACaagatgtatttttgttttgttttattaaattgaaGAGAGGATAAAAGAGCAGCTGGTGAGGAAATAATGTTTATAGTTGGTCTAATGTGAGTGTGAACAGGAACTAGCTTGTCTCACTGACATGTTCAAAACGTAGGAAAGGTCAGTCTTTAAGACCTATATATTGTAATTGTTGAAAATTTGCTGTGGTTTAAgataataaaacacttgtggaCATTCTGTTACAGAACAATCCTCAtctttacagtgtaacagtaactctgcttcatcacaccaccacattacagtattttactgtaacagtgtgacaaacacacagtggtTTATTAATGCTGCTTATTTACAGAAACCTGATCAGCTTTTTAGGAAATTCAGCATCAGAATAAACCAGGGGTTTAATAttactactgataataataataataataataataataataataataataataataataataattaactttATCTTACTCTGGACCGTAAGGCAGGTGAGAACCAGCAGGAAAGAACGAGAGACCatgactgctgctgctgctgctgctgaagatATGAAGATATTGATGGTCAGATAAGCAGGTTTAGTTATTAGTGCAGAGCTCACCTAATTCTTCAGTCTATGTAGTGAGAGGAGAATAAGTGTGGTTTGGGTGTTATGGTGACGAAAAGTTCCACTTTGACtaagagataaaagaaaaaaactctctTACTGAACACGTCTGCGGTTTTCAGCTAAGTGAGAAAGAACTGAATGTTTAACACTTTGTAACCAAACTCCTCTTACACTACTGCATTaaagtcataaaataaaaaacaaaataatttatcagATGTCAATAAGATTTGTCTATAATGTCAGCTCTTAGATCTCAATACACAGAGATAAATCTTGTTATTAAATggcttatatttatttttcttttctt
Encoded proteins:
- the LOC113663542 gene encoding C-C motif chemokine 2-like isoform X4 produces the protein MVSRSFLLVLTCLTVQKGASQSVSDICSRYQTQPIPAKDITEYKETGNRCPKPAVILTLKDGRQVCADPQEKWVKNNMNNNDQRLSNSRNKPEATSHPTQQDDSEELEPVKPVLTTSDNIEQHDNPVSTASPSRNEPVTTEQVSTSSASQDLGMDTSAESGKTDSPVTLIMVKMEKFCIASHTDGM